GGCCCGCGGCTCCGCTGTGGGCGATGCCGACTTCACCGAGACGCCCATGTGGGTCTGGCGAGGTTCGGGCCGCACCGGCGACGACGGCGCGGTCTTGGCGGGACGCTCCTCGCACTATCTGGTGCCGACCGCCGAGCCGGGAGCGCGCCGCGCGCTGTACTTCCACTTCACGGCCCTCGCCGCCGACGATCCGCAGACCCTCGCGCTCGCGGAGACGCTCGTGCGCGTCGGCGACCTGATGATGGGAACCATGCGCTGGGTGCACGCCGGTGCGCGCTGATCGGAGTGGACACCTACGTCGGCGAGCTGCTGTGCTTCTCCCTCGGGTGGGGTGCGCGCTGATGTTTGGCGCTGCCGCGGTGATCGCCGTTTACCTGCTGGTCAAGGACCGTCGTCGCACGGGGGGCGCATGACTCGCCGGCAACTCAACCGGGCGAACGTGCTCTGGCTGATCTTCACGAGCTCGCAAGTGGCGCTGGCGGGACTCCTGGTCGCGTTCATCGCAGGATCGCTCCTGTTCGTCGGTGGGCGCGTGGCTCCGATGCAGAACGAAGCCTGGCCGCAGCTGTGGGCGTGGCCGGTGTTCACGGTGCCGGGGTGGCTGCCCGTCGCGCTCGCTGTGGTCGGCGCGGCCGTCGTGATGCCCATGAGCGTCCTCACGCCAGCCGCGATGGCACCGCGTTTGCTGGGCGCCATTTCTCAGGCTTTCGCCGCGGGCGGCGCGACTGTGCTCTTCTCGGGGCTGTTTCCGGCGGAGACGGGAGTCATGCCTATGCCGTCGGGGGATGGATTGTTCCTCGGTCTTCATTGGGTCGCCGTGCCCCTGTCGCTGTTCAGCATCGGCGTGCTCGTCATCGCCCTCCTCGCGAAGGGCGGCGAGCATGAACGATCGCGCAGAACCGGAGGGCTGCTCCCGTGACGGCGGCTGATCGGCTTCCACTTCATGATGCCGCGCAGGGGAGCTAGGTGGCGTCGCAGGAGGTGGCGGACCGCGGGTCCCCGCGCCGACCGTGGCGGATCGGGGAGTTCTCCCCATTGGCTCCCCGGAGGGCGTCTCGTAGCCTGGGGGTGTGCCGGGAGGTCCGGTGATTCTGAAAGGGAGATGGATCGATGGCTGATTTCAAGGCTTCGTACGGCGAGATGGAAGCGATGTCGGGGAAGCTCGACTCGGGTCGTGAGGAGATCGGTGACATTCTTCGTCGTCTGAAGAGCGATGTGGACCGGTTGCTGGGCGATGACTTCAAGACGCAGCACGCGTCGGGCAAGTTCGGTGAGGGGTACAACGAGCTCACCACCGGTCTGGAGAAGGCCATCGAGGGCATCTCGGACATGGGTGAGTCGCTGCGCAAGATGCAGCAGGCGATCAAGGACACCGACCAGGCACTCGCCGGCAACTGACGTCCTCCGGTCGCGGCGGGCGGCGCCCCTGGAGGGTGCCGCCGCCGCGACCGACGCATTTCTGCCGCCGGCCGCGGCATCCCCGTCCCTTCCCGTTCCGAACCGCGAGGCATCCGATGGCTGACATGGTCCGACTCGACCTCGGCGAGATCGCCGCGACCGCGAGTCGCGCTGAGCGCATCCGTCGCACGTTCGACGCGTCGGACGACTCGGCCCGACGAGCCGCGGATGCCTGCGGGCACGACGACCTGGCCGACACCGTGCGGCGATTCGCCTCGACGTGGGACGACCGGCGCCGGGGGATGGCCGAGGCGCTGGGCACCCTGGGCGGCGTGCTGGAGGACATCCGCACGGCGTTCACGCAGATCGACCTGGAACTCGGCTCGGCGGCAGGGGAGCGCTGATGGAGCAGCTCGACGGCGACCCGGTCGTCCTCCGCAGCACCGGACAGCGCTATCGCGAGACGGCCGCCGCCATCCGCATCGCCGTCTCCACTCTGCAGGACATCTCCCGCCCGGGCGCCATGGTGAGTGTCGCGATCGATCGCGTGCGCGGCGACGCGGAGCATCTCGCGAGCGAGATCGATGCGGCCGAGAGCCGCTACGGCGAGACGGGTGAGGCGCTCCTCGACTACGCGGCGGCGCTCGCCGACGCGCAGGAGCGCGCTGCGCGCGCCATCGCCGACCACGATGCCGCGGCCACCGATCGCGCGGCGGCCCAGACGCGTTCGCGCTCGCTGCGATCCGAGCGCTCCACGCTGCTGCGCACCTCGACCACCGCCGCGTCCGGCGGCGACGGCGCCGACGAACTCTCCGGCCTCGACCGCCTGCTGCGCGGTGCCGGATCCGATGCCGCGGATGCCGAGGCCGCTGCCACCGCCGCGCGGCGACGCTACGACGATGCGGTCGCCGATCGCGATCGCGCCGCTCGCGCCGCCATGGACCGCATCCGTGACGTCGTCGAGGGCAGTTCGCTCAACGACTCCTTCTGGGACGACGTGTCCGGCGTGTTCCACGACATCGTCGACTTCCTGGCGGATGCGCTGGAGGCGATCGTCGACGCGATCGTCGCGGTGCTGGAGGCGATCGTCACGCTCATCGTGACCGTGCTCGCCGTGCTCGCGGCGGTGCTGCTCCTGGGCCTCGTGATCCTCGTCGCGCTGGCGCTCGCGATCGTCGCGCTCGCCGTGCTCGTACTCGTCGTGGCCGCCGCCCTCGTGCTCCTCGTCGTCGCCGCCCTGCTGGTGCTGGGGCTCGTGCTCGCCGCCCTCGCGGTGCTTGTGATCCTGGTCGCGCGGGTGCTGGTGGGCCTGTTCGTGTTCGTCGTCGGGTTCTCGTGGCTCCTCGCGATCAATCTGCTGCGCGGCATGGACCCGATGCAGGCGCTCGTGCAGGCGGCGATCCCCGCGCTGCTCACGGCGTTCCCCGAGCTGTGGGCCGTCATCGCGCTCGCGTCGCTGCAGGAGACCGGCACGCCGGAGTTCGTCGATGCCGAGGCGCAGCCGCGCCGTCAGGACGAGTCGCTGTCGACGATGTTCGACGACCTCATGGCGATCGACGAAGCGGGGCACCTCGACCCCGACGACGATTCCGTCAACCACGAGTCGGTCGTGCGGATCATCCCGTTCGTCGGCCCCGACGGTCAGATCATCTACCGTGTGCACATCCCCTCGACGCAGCAGTGGACGCCCGGGGGAACCAGCGGGAACGACGTGACCAGCGACGTCGTCGCCAAGATGAACCAGGCTCAGCAGACACAGCTGGAGAAGATGGTCATCGACGCGATGAAGCGCGCCGGCATCCAACC
This genomic window from Candidatus Microbacterium phytovorans contains:
- a CDS encoding WXG100 family type VII secretion target, whose product is MADFKASYGEMEAMSGKLDSGREEIGDILRRLKSDVDRLLGDDFKTQHASGKFGEGYNELTTGLEKAIEGISDMGESLRKMQQAIKDTDQALAGN